The Hymenobacter sp. GOD-10R genome includes a window with the following:
- a CDS encoding family 43 glycosylhydrolase, translating into MNNSTHYTRLHHLGDASKATLFLQVEWLRSAWRRIGLVFFLTSYLAIQHVYALQGANGAHDPSTIVKSGNVYWIFTTGDGIYGMYSTDLVSWTPGPKPVFAIGTWPSWINAKVPGFAGNFWAPECKFMNGKYYLYYSCSTFGSRVSAIGLATNVTLDPASPNYKWEDQGEVVSTNASSTVNAIDPALFEDADGKLWLTYGSFFGGIRATQLDKLTGKPLDLATQYALANGGVEASYIIRNGSYYYLFINRGACCQGVNSTYNVQVGRSASPTGPYLDKNGVSLNSGGGTSVLATSGHYIGPGQVGFYQENGVTYVSHHYYEGFENGAPKLSLANLQWDAAQWPVLTRDWVGAGRYEITSRNSGKVWDAWGCTGVAGQAIAQGNKASLTCQQWDFTSVGNGEYKITNALGGLAAEVASCSPYLAAKLQLNAYSGLLCQQFKIERANDGSYVFASINGNRVVEVPGASQTAGVQLGLWDYNGCTCQRWTLGSAIVTANTAQKLPELAIYPSPVTQGKFTVDLGNLTLTGQVRVEVLNGQGQLVYQQQFNPKPQVEVTVDKPLAAGMYLVHLSSNSGLLTKKIVVQ; encoded by the coding sequence ATGAACAACAGTACTCATTACACCAGGCTTCACCACCTAGGTGATGCTAGCAAAGCAACTCTATTTCTGCAAGTTGAGTGGTTACGCTCCGCTTGGCGCCGAATTGGATTAGTCTTCTTTCTCACCAGCTACCTAGCTATTCAGCACGTTTACGCATTACAAGGCGCCAATGGAGCGCACGACCCGAGCACCATTGTTAAGAGTGGCAATGTCTACTGGATCTTCACGACCGGGGATGGTATCTACGGCATGTACTCGACCGATCTAGTCAGCTGGACGCCAGGGCCCAAGCCTGTTTTTGCAATTGGCACCTGGCCTAGTTGGATCAACGCGAAAGTGCCCGGCTTCGCTGGTAACTTCTGGGCGCCAGAGTGTAAGTTCATGAACGGGAAGTACTACTTGTATTATTCCTGCTCTACGTTTGGCTCCAGAGTATCGGCCATTGGCTTGGCTACTAACGTTACTCTGGACCCAGCTAGCCCCAACTACAAGTGGGAAGACCAAGGCGAAGTGGTGTCGACCAACGCCAGTAGCACCGTTAACGCCATCGACCCGGCACTTTTTGAAGATGCCGATGGAAAGCTATGGCTCACGTACGGCTCCTTTTTTGGCGGTATTCGGGCTACGCAACTGGATAAGCTAACGGGTAAGCCACTGGATCTGGCTACGCAATATGCCCTTGCAAATGGTGGGGTGGAGGCCTCGTACATAATTCGCAACGGCAGCTATTACTACTTGTTTATCAACAGGGGGGCGTGCTGCCAAGGCGTTAACAGCACGTACAATGTGCAGGTAGGACGCTCTGCTAGTCCTACGGGGCCTTACCTGGATAAGAATGGCGTTAGCCTGAACAGCGGCGGTGGCACGAGCGTGTTGGCTACTTCGGGGCACTACATTGGGCCGGGCCAAGTTGGTTTTTACCAAGAGAATGGCGTGACCTACGTGAGCCATCATTACTACGAAGGCTTCGAGAACGGTGCGCCTAAGTTGAGCCTAGCTAATCTGCAATGGGATGCGGCGCAGTGGCCCGTGCTCACCCGCGACTGGGTAGGAGCCGGTCGCTACGAAATTACCAGCCGCAACAGCGGAAAGGTGTGGGATGCTTGGGGGTGCACTGGCGTGGCTGGGCAGGCTATTGCCCAAGGCAACAAAGCTAGCCTCACTTGCCAGCAGTGGGATTTTACCTCCGTAGGCAATGGCGAGTACAAAATCACAAATGCTCTGGGTGGCTTAGCGGCGGAAGTGGCAAGCTGCTCACCCTACCTAGCTGCCAAGTTGCAGCTCAATGCTTACAGCGGTCTGCTCTGCCAGCAGTTCAAGATTGAGCGCGCCAACGATGGTTCGTACGTGTTTGCCTCTATAAATGGTAATCGGGTGGTGGAAGTGCCTGGGGCTTCTCAAACGGCGGGTGTGCAGCTAGGTTTGTGGGACTACAACGGCTGCACCTGCCAACGCTGGACGCTAGGCAGCGCCATCGTGACGGCGAACACCGCGCAAAAATTGCCGGAGCTAGCTATTTACCCCAGCCCCGTGACGCAGGGTAAGTTCACGGTAGACCTAGGTAACTTGACGCTGACCGGCCAAGTGCGCGTAGAAGTGCTCAACGGGCAAGGGCAACTCGTTTATCAGCAGCAGTTCAACCCAAAGCCGCAGGTAGAAGTGACTGTTGATAAGCCACTAGCAGCCGGTATGTACTTGGTGCACCTGAGCAGCAATAGTGGCTTGCTGACGAAGAAAATTGTTGTTCAGTAA
- a CDS encoding arabinan endo-1,5-alpha-L-arabinosidase: protein MQKLFFFVLLLLGLHAQAQNTPPLISAHDPVMIRQNGTYYMFCTGRGIAVWSSQDKKNWKAEKPVFATAPGWAVQAVPGFRGNHIWAPDISLHNGVYSLFYSVSAFGKNTSCIGLATNKTLDPSSPDFKWVDHGKVVQSVPGRDMWNAIDPNLVRDQAGTPWMTFGSFWDGIKLVQLRPDLTAPAEPQHWRTIASRPRDPKLTDSLPGDGAIEGPFIFRKEGYYYLFVSFDYCCRGPKSTYKIMVGRSKNVTGPYVDREGKSLEQGGGTQVLAGDDKWYGLGHNSVYTFDNADYLVFHAYDASDQGRPKLRMEKLGWDAQGWPQVQL, encoded by the coding sequence ATGCAGAAATTGTTCTTTTTCGTGTTGCTGCTGCTTGGCTTACATGCGCAGGCTCAGAATACGCCGCCCCTTATCTCGGCCCACGATCCGGTCATGATTCGGCAGAACGGCACGTATTACATGTTCTGCACCGGGCGGGGCATTGCCGTTTGGTCGTCGCAAGACAAAAAGAACTGGAAGGCAGAGAAACCGGTGTTTGCCACGGCACCGGGCTGGGCCGTACAAGCAGTGCCGGGTTTCCGGGGCAACCACATCTGGGCGCCCGATATTTCCCTGCACAATGGTGTCTACTCGCTGTTTTATTCGGTGTCGGCTTTCGGTAAGAACACGTCCTGCATTGGCCTAGCTACGAACAAAACCCTCGACCCTAGCTCGCCCGATTTCAAGTGGGTCGACCACGGCAAAGTGGTGCAGTCGGTACCGGGCCGGGATATGTGGAACGCCATTGACCCCAACCTTGTCCGCGACCAGGCAGGCACGCCCTGGATGACGTTCGGCTCCTTCTGGGATGGCATCAAGCTGGTACAGCTCCGCCCCGACCTCACGGCTCCCGCCGAGCCCCAGCACTGGCGCACCATCGCTAGCCGCCCCCGCGACCCAAAGCTCACCGACTCTTTGCCCGGCGACGGGGCCATCGAGGGGCCCTTTATCTTCCGTAAGGAAGGCTATTACTACCTTTTCGTATCGTTCGACTATTGCTGCCGTGGACCCAAGAGCACCTACAAAATCATGGTGGGCCGCTCCAAGAACGTGACTGGTCCCTACGTTGACCGCGAAGGCAAGTCGCTGGAGCAAGGCGGCGGTACACAAGTACTAGCCGGTGACGACAAGTGGTATGGCCTAGGTCACAACTCCGTGTACACTTTCGACAACGCCGATTACCTTGTCTTCCACGCCTACGATGCCAGCGACCAAGGTCGCCCGAAGCTGCGAATGGAGAAGCTAGGGTGGGATGCGCAGGGTTGGCCGCAGGTACAGCTATAA
- a CDS encoding LacI family DNA-binding transcriptional regulator has translation MASRTKKDKEVVSSPVSMADLARELGVSMTTISRALSDHHSIGPATKLKVQKLAKKLNYQPNHLAAALRKGKSKLLGVIVPYIEGRFFPSVVHGIETVARKAGYSVVMCQSNEDAAQERHNIDTLLSAQVAGVLVSLARTTNDFRHFDKVRRRGIPLVFFDRVMIGDEVNAVVLNDRTGAYQSTRHLLEQGCRRIAHFAGPQHLNIYQARRQGYLDALQSYNITPDEELIAYFDMSQEQGAEEMARLLALPSPPDAVFAAGDSSVLGALQYLKSQGLRVPEDVALAGFSNEAFTSITEPMLTSVDQRCEEMGQAAVRLFLELVESKGTPFSQRQVVLQPELFVRGSSLHAASASAGSKKKDTVEQRS, from the coding sequence ATGGCTTCACGTACGAAGAAAGACAAGGAAGTAGTAAGTAGCCCCGTTTCCATGGCCGATTTGGCTAGGGAGCTAGGGGTGTCCATGACTACCATTTCCCGCGCCCTGAGTGACCACCACAGCATTGGCCCCGCCACGAAGCTGAAGGTGCAGAAATTGGCCAAAAAGCTTAACTATCAGCCTAATCACCTAGCCGCAGCGTTGCGCAAAGGCAAGAGCAAGCTGCTCGGCGTGATCGTACCTTATATTGAAGGCCGGTTCTTTCCTTCTGTGGTCCATGGCATCGAAACGGTGGCCCGCAAAGCCGGCTATAGCGTTGTGATGTGTCAGTCGAACGAAGATGCGGCGCAAGAACGCCACAACATTGATACGCTGCTAAGTGCCCAGGTGGCCGGAGTTCTGGTTTCGCTGGCCCGCACAACAAACGACTTCCGCCACTTCGATAAAGTACGTCGGCGCGGGATTCCGCTGGTGTTCTTCGACCGGGTTATGATCGGAGACGAGGTAAATGCCGTTGTGCTCAATGACCGGACGGGCGCTTACCAGTCGACGCGGCATTTGCTGGAGCAAGGCTGCCGGCGCATTGCCCATTTTGCCGGCCCGCAACACCTGAACATTTACCAAGCACGCCGCCAAGGCTACCTCGATGCCCTTCAGAGTTACAACATCACGCCGGATGAAGAGCTGATTGCTTACTTCGATATGTCGCAGGAACAAGGTGCCGAGGAAATGGCCCGCCTGCTGGCCCTACCTAGCCCCCCCGATGCGGTTTTTGCCGCCGGCGACTCTTCTGTTCTTGGCGCCCTACAATACCTCAAGAGTCAAGGGCTGCGCGTACCCGAGGACGTGGCGCTGGCAGGCTTCAGCAACGAGGCCTTTACGTCCATTACCGAGCCCATGCTGACCTCCGTTGACCAGCGGTGTGAGGAGATGGGGCAAGCTGCCGTGCGGCTGTTTTTGGAGCTTGTCGAGTCAAAAGGAACGCCGTTTTCGCAGCGGCAGGTGGTGTTGCAGCCAGAGCTGTTCGTCCGAGGATCTTCCTTGCACGCGGCTTCTGCAAGCGCTGGTTCGAAGAAAAAAGACACCGTCGAGCAACGTAGCTAG
- a CDS encoding glycoside hydrolase family 43 protein, whose amino-acid sequence MKITISRTKIFAAPIGLVATLLTTALTAPTALAQQAATPAATDQKPVALPVSGGNPIITHKYTADPSALVKDGTVYIYAGHDEAPAPQERYVMHEWLCFSSQDMVHWTEHPSPLNVKAFAWAKDDAWASQVIERNGKYYWYAAVEHGTIKGKSIGVAVSDSPTGPFKDARGSALITNDMTTEAKISWDDIDPTVYIDGNNQAYLFWGNSICYYAKLKPNMTELDGPIKKVEGLKNFTEAPWIHKHDNWYYLSYAYQFPEKMAYAMSRTLEGPWEYKGILNEIAGNSNTNHQAIIDFKGQSYIIYHNGSIPTAGSSYRRSVCIDYLYYNKDGTLKRVVMTSEGVKPAKQVAPAAAPKAKATSSGN is encoded by the coding sequence ATGAAAATCACCATTAGTCGAACGAAGATTTTTGCCGCACCCATCGGCCTGGTAGCAACCCTGCTGACCACTGCACTGACTGCCCCTACTGCCCTAGCTCAACAAGCTGCTACACCAGCCGCTACGGACCAAAAGCCCGTAGCACTGCCCGTCAGCGGTGGCAATCCCATTATCACGCACAAATACACCGCTGATCCTTCCGCATTGGTGAAGGACGGAACGGTCTACATTTACGCGGGTCACGATGAAGCTCCGGCCCCGCAGGAACGCTACGTGATGCACGAGTGGCTGTGCTTTTCTTCTCAAGACATGGTGCATTGGACGGAGCACCCTTCGCCCCTGAATGTGAAGGCTTTTGCCTGGGCCAAAGACGACGCTTGGGCCTCGCAGGTAATTGAGCGCAATGGCAAGTATTACTGGTACGCGGCGGTGGAGCATGGCACCATTAAAGGCAAATCCATTGGCGTAGCGGTGTCCGATAGCCCTACTGGGCCCTTCAAGGACGCTCGTGGCTCTGCACTGATTACCAACGACATGACCACCGAGGCGAAGATCAGCTGGGACGATATCGACCCAACGGTTTACATCGACGGCAACAACCAGGCGTATCTGTTCTGGGGCAACAGCATCTGCTACTATGCCAAGCTCAAGCCCAACATGACGGAGCTAGACGGCCCGATTAAGAAAGTAGAAGGTCTAAAGAACTTCACCGAGGCCCCTTGGATTCATAAGCATGACAACTGGTACTACCTGTCGTACGCCTACCAGTTTCCAGAGAAAATGGCTTACGCCATGAGCCGCACCTTGGAAGGCCCTTGGGAATACAAAGGCATTCTGAACGAAATAGCGGGCAACTCCAACACCAATCACCAGGCTATCATCGACTTCAAGGGCCAGTCGTACATCATCTACCACAACGGTTCTATTCCGACGGCGGGCAGCAGCTACCGCCGCTCCGTGTGCATCGATTATCTCTACTACAACAAAGACGGCACGCTAAAACGGGTGGTCATGACGTCGGAAGGCGTGAAGCCAGCTAAACAGGTGGCACCAGCCGCGGCACCAAAAGCAAAAGCCACTTCCAGCGGAAACTAA
- a CDS encoding YciI family protein encodes MNQYLITAYDYTDADALERRLAARPAHLEGAHQLRQTGNLLFGGAILNDEGQMIGSMMVVQFESLKTLNAWKEQDPYVTGSVWEKVEIKPFRQAAV; translated from the coding sequence ATGAACCAATACCTAATTACCGCCTACGACTACACCGATGCTGACGCCCTAGAGCGCCGCTTGGCCGCGCGCCCCGCGCACCTCGAAGGTGCTCACCAACTCCGCCAAACCGGCAACTTGCTATTCGGTGGTGCTATTCTCAACGACGAAGGCCAGATGATCGGCTCGATGATGGTGGTGCAGTTTGAAAGCCTCAAAACCCTGAACGCCTGGAAAGAGCAAGATCCGTACGTCACGGGCAGTGTGTGGGAGAAAGTCGAGATAAAGCCTTTCCGGCAGGCTGCAGTGTAG
- a CDS encoding STAS/SEC14 domain-containing protein, with protein sequence MFQASDYPDQNLLTLTIAGTLTKADYDGVVPTLEQKVARYGKINVYLEVRSLDMITLPALWQDIKQDVKHYNDFNRVAVASDDNTLIKGLAAASNLLAPIQVRHFPLAQKEEAVQWALGEELGSAQAKQIYAS encoded by the coding sequence ATGTTTCAAGCCTCTGATTATCCTGACCAAAACCTCCTAACGCTCACCATCGCCGGCACGCTGACCAAAGCTGACTACGACGGCGTTGTGCCAACCCTCGAACAAAAAGTAGCACGTTACGGCAAAATCAACGTGTATCTGGAAGTACGCAGCCTCGATATGATCACCCTGCCCGCTTTGTGGCAAGACATCAAACAGGATGTGAAACACTATAATGATTTCAACCGTGTGGCCGTCGCCAGCGACGATAACACCTTGATCAAAGGCCTAGCCGCCGCGAGCAATCTACTAGCTCCAATTCAGGTTCGGCATTTTCCGCTAGCGCAGAAAGAGGAAGCCGTTCAGTGGGCGCTCGGCGAGGAACTAGGCTCCGCGCAGGCCAAACAGATTTATGCTTCCTAA
- a CDS encoding metalloregulator ArsR/SmtB family transcription factor, with translation MTYAKTIAFTEEQQQLARVAKAFAHPARIAIIQLLASKTTCISGDIAAELPLARTTVTQHLQELKALDLIRGEIDGLTVCYCLNTELLRQVQQQFAGFFAEATVGPVCGPDDACAC, from the coding sequence ATGACCTACGCCAAAACGATTGCCTTTACTGAAGAGCAGCAGCAACTTGCCCGCGTGGCTAAAGCTTTTGCTCACCCGGCACGTATTGCTATTATTCAGTTGCTAGCGAGCAAAACCACCTGCATCTCCGGCGACATTGCCGCTGAGCTTCCTTTGGCGCGCACTACCGTAACGCAGCACTTACAAGAGCTAAAAGCTCTTGACTTAATTCGGGGTGAAATTGATGGGCTCACTGTCTGTTACTGCCTGAATACGGAGCTGTTACGCCAGGTGCAGCAGCAGTTTGCCGGCTTTTTCGCGGAAGCCACCGTCGGGCCAGTGTGTGGTCCCGATGATGCTTGCGCTTGCTAA
- a CDS encoding ArsI/CadI family heavy metal resistance metalloenzyme encodes METTVFPRMHVSLYVSDLAATVNFYTAFFGQPAAKIRRGYAKYVLDQPALIISFVENPARVASNFGHLGFQVETVEQLTQRLEVARKAGLVQREEMGTACCYAKQDKFWVNDPDGVEWEVYYFHEDAEFNDPRYEAEYQQASSQCCIATAAQATTTEVLTTAPMAFTLVDTSAECSPSCSPGGACC; translated from the coding sequence ATGGAAACCACTGTTTTTCCCCGGATGCACGTCTCCTTATACGTCTCCGACCTAGCCGCGACGGTTAACTTCTACACGGCTTTCTTTGGGCAGCCGGCTGCTAAGATCCGGCGCGGCTATGCCAAGTACGTGCTGGATCAGCCTGCGCTGATTATTTCCTTCGTTGAAAACCCAGCGCGAGTGGCCAGCAACTTTGGTCACCTAGGTTTTCAGGTAGAAACGGTGGAGCAGCTAACCCAGCGTTTGGAAGTGGCACGCAAAGCAGGCTTGGTGCAGCGTGAAGAGATGGGAACGGCGTGCTGCTACGCCAAACAGGACAAGTTTTGGGTGAATGACCCTGATGGTGTGGAGTGGGAGGTGTACTACTTCCACGAAGATGCCGAATTCAACGATCCGCGCTACGAAGCTGAATACCAGCAAGCGAGCAGCCAGTGCTGCATTGCGACCGCCGCTCAGGCAACCACCACGGAAGTGCTGACTACCGCACCCATGGCCTTTACGCTCGTGGATACGAGTGCAGAGTGTAGCCCCAGTTGCAGCCCCGGCGGCGCATGTTGCTAG
- a CDS encoding GNAT family N-acetyltransferase, producing MLTIQPFAAVHWPAAKAIYEAGLATGNATFQTEAPTWEAWDQGHLVHSRLVATDDTGRVLGWAALSPVSGRCVYGGVGEVSVYVAAEARGQGVGRQLLATLIAEAEAQGMWTLQAGIFPENIPSLKLHEALGFRTVGYRERIGKLHGVWRNTVLLERRSTVVGVS from the coding sequence ATGCTAACTATTCAACCTTTTGCCGCAGTACATTGGCCGGCAGCCAAAGCCATTTACGAAGCTGGTTTAGCTACTGGCAACGCGACTTTCCAAACAGAAGCCCCAACCTGGGAGGCCTGGGACCAAGGCCACTTGGTGCATAGTCGCCTCGTTGCGACCGACGATACGGGTCGGGTGCTTGGTTGGGCAGCATTGTCGCCGGTATCGGGGCGGTGCGTGTACGGCGGGGTGGGAGAGGTGAGCGTGTACGTAGCCGCTGAGGCGCGGGGCCAAGGGGTAGGTCGCCAGCTGCTGGCCACGCTGATAGCCGAAGCAGAGGCACAAGGCATGTGGACGCTGCAGGCCGGCATCTTCCCCGAGAACATACCTAGCCTCAAGTTGCATGAAGCGCTCGGCTTCCGCACGGTTGGCTATCGGGAACGAATAGGCAAGCTGCACGGCGTTTGGCGCAATACAGTGTTGCTAGAGCGTCGAAGCACCGTAGTAGGCGTCTCGTAA
- a CDS encoding endonuclease MutS2, with translation MILPQNFEHKIGFSQLREMLDSLCLSALGRQFVSKMQFLTKHDQLQKLLQQTDEFRVLLNSGADFPSQHYHDVHPHLVRANLPGAFLDVPAFFAVKMSLRTIRQALTFFTQAEESLYPTLRLLGIGVQVDRNLLTALDKVVDDEGQVRENASPFLSHLRQELITRQGQLRKQIAGVLRHAREQGWVPEGAEPTIRGGRLVLPVVAEHKRRVRGLIHDESASGQTVFIEPEAVFELNNDIKDLENAYQRELIRILTVLTDQLRPHIPDLRKAYQYLGLLDFIRAKALLAQRLEATMPVLHARPLVQWKQVRHPLLYLTFKEQKDNPRDVVPLDMELNPDQRILLISGPNAGGKSVAMKTVGLVQYMLQCGLLIPAGDGSEAGMFEDIFLDIGDEQSLENDLSTYSSHLLSMKQFLLFAGKRSLVLIDEFGTGTEPVLGGAIAEAVLHQFNQARSFGVITTHYTNLKNFAERTQGIVNGAMRYDPEQLQPLYRLEIGKPGSSFAIEIARKIGLPKQIVEQATRLVGKDKIRYDQLLEGLEKEKTDLEQRTAEAVKQERRLKKAAQDYQDLKRHLEDTQLEVLREAKQKAKTLLKDTNQQIEATIAEIRRNQADKEQTKQAREQLDTFVREKLQIEPPKPRPTREAADASTLKPGDKVALLGQDGHGEIASVKGKTAEVMFGGMKTLVKVAQLEKLSRAEVKEREKKAEKSAYATTGSGLDLTGRMADFSPTLDLRGERAEDALQKLMAFVDDAIMFGLPELKILHGRGNGVLRQVARDYLRSVRGIASVGDEHADRGGDGVTLAVLK, from the coding sequence TTGATTCTACCTCAGAATTTTGAACATAAAATAGGTTTCTCGCAACTGCGAGAAATGCTTGATTCGCTGTGCCTGAGTGCCCTAGGTCGTCAGTTCGTGAGCAAGATGCAGTTCTTGACCAAGCACGATCAGCTTCAGAAACTGCTCCAGCAAACCGACGAATTCCGCGTACTGCTTAACTCCGGCGCCGATTTCCCAAGCCAGCACTACCACGACGTTCACCCGCACCTGGTACGCGCCAACTTACCTGGTGCCTTCCTCGATGTGCCCGCGTTCTTTGCCGTGAAGATGTCGTTGCGGACTATCCGGCAGGCCCTGACGTTCTTCACCCAAGCGGAGGAAAGCCTCTACCCTACCCTGCGCTTGCTAGGTATTGGGGTGCAGGTCGACCGCAACTTGCTGACGGCGCTCGACAAAGTAGTCGACGACGAAGGACAGGTGCGCGAAAACGCGTCGCCTTTCTTGTCGCACTTGCGCCAGGAGCTCATCACTCGCCAAGGCCAACTACGTAAGCAAATTGCGGGCGTATTGCGCCACGCTCGTGAGCAAGGCTGGGTACCGGAAGGCGCCGAACCAACTATTCGGGGTGGCCGCTTGGTGCTGCCGGTGGTGGCCGAGCACAAGCGCCGGGTGCGCGGTCTGATTCACGACGAATCGGCATCAGGCCAGACGGTGTTCATCGAGCCGGAAGCCGTTTTTGAGCTCAACAACGACATCAAGGACCTTGAGAATGCTTACCAGCGCGAGCTGATCCGCATCTTAACAGTCCTGACCGACCAGTTGCGGCCGCACATTCCGGATTTGCGCAAGGCCTACCAATACCTAGGTCTGCTGGACTTCATCCGCGCCAAGGCGTTACTGGCTCAGCGCCTAGAAGCTACGATGCCCGTGCTGCACGCGCGCCCATTGGTGCAGTGGAAGCAGGTGCGTCACCCGCTGCTCTACCTCACGTTCAAGGAGCAGAAAGACAACCCGCGCGACGTAGTGCCGCTGGATATGGAGCTCAACCCTGACCAACGTATTCTGCTGATTTCGGGTCCGAACGCCGGTGGTAAGTCGGTGGCCATGAAGACGGTGGGCTTGGTGCAGTACATGCTGCAGTGCGGTCTGCTCATTCCGGCCGGCGATGGCTCCGAGGCGGGCATGTTCGAAGACATCTTCCTTGATATCGGCGACGAGCAGAGCCTGGAAAACGATCTGAGCACGTACTCCTCGCACTTGCTGAGCATGAAGCAATTCCTGCTGTTTGCTGGGAAGCGCAGCCTTGTCCTTATCGACGAATTTGGTACCGGCACCGAGCCGGTGCTAGGCGGTGCCATTGCGGAAGCGGTGCTACATCAGTTCAACCAGGCCCGCAGCTTCGGCGTCATTACCACGCACTACACCAACCTGAAGAACTTTGCCGAGCGCACGCAAGGCATCGTGAACGGGGCCATGCGCTACGACCCTGAGCAGTTGCAGCCGCTTTACCGCTTGGAAATCGGTAAGCCGGGTTCGTCGTTTGCCATCGAAATTGCCCGCAAAATCGGTTTGCCCAAACAGATTGTGGAGCAGGCTACGCGCTTGGTCGGTAAGGATAAAATTCGTTACGACCAGCTGTTAGAAGGTCTGGAAAAGGAAAAGACTGACCTAGAACAGCGCACCGCCGAAGCAGTCAAACAGGAGCGTCGTTTGAAGAAAGCGGCTCAGGACTATCAAGACCTGAAGCGCCACTTGGAAGATACGCAGCTAGAAGTGCTGCGCGAAGCCAAGCAAAAGGCGAAAACGCTACTGAAAGACACGAACCAGCAGATTGAGGCAACGATTGCCGAAATCCGCCGGAACCAGGCCGACAAGGAACAAACCAAACAGGCGCGTGAGCAGCTCGACACCTTCGTGCGCGAAAAGCTGCAAATCGAGCCACCGAAGCCACGGCCGACCCGCGAAGCAGCCGATGCATCCACGCTCAAGCCCGGCGACAAAGTAGCGTTGCTAGGTCAGGATGGCCACGGCGAAATCGCGAGTGTGAAAGGCAAAACCGCCGAGGTCATGTTTGGCGGCATGAAGACACTGGTGAAGGTCGCGCAGCTCGAAAAACTCAGCCGTGCGGAGGTGAAGGAACGGGAGAAGAAAGCGGAGAAATCTGCGTACGCCACTACCGGCTCCGGCCTGGACCTGACGGGCCGCATGGCCGACTTCAGCCCCACCCTCGACCTACGTGGCGAACGGGCCGAAGATGCGCTCCAAAAGCTCATGGCGTTCGTGGATGATGCTATCATGTTTGGCTTGCCCGAACTCAAGATCCTGCACGGCCGCGGCAATGGCGTACTACGCCAAGTGGCACGCGACTACCTGCGCTCGGTGCGCGGCATTGCCAGCGTCGGCGACGAACACGCCGACCGGGGCGGCGATGGTGTGACCCTAGCTGTACTGAAGTAA